One stretch of Euwallacea similis isolate ESF13 chromosome 6, ESF131.1, whole genome shotgun sequence DNA includes these proteins:
- the LOC136409697 gene encoding uncharacterized protein — protein sequence MAKILCLFALATFIQFAYSLECYSCDANTCAQEPSKWGKVPGCGKTTSNERLTGACLKQVFTDSSKKEVTIRKCVIANRDDSGKISFDCKDGTSRICEVCTQDLCNSAPAVNFNFVTILGAIAAFLIPKYVL from the exons atggCTAAAATATTGTGCCTTTTCGCCCTTGCAACCTTCATCCAATTTG CCTATTCCTTGGAATGCTACAGTTGTGACGCAAATACTTGTGCACAGGAACCAAGCAAATGGGGTAAAGTACCTGGATGTGGCAAAACCACCAGCAATGAACGTCTTACTGGAGCATGCTTGAAACAGGTCTTCACTG ACAGTAGCAAGAAGGAAGTCACCATCAGAAAATGTGTCATTGCCAATAGAGATGACAGTGGCAAAATTTCCTTCGACTGCAAGGATGGAACTTCTCGTATTTGTGAAGTCTGTACTCAGGACTTGTGCAATTCAGCTCCTGCagtgaatttcaattttgtaactATCCTGGGCGCAATTGCAGCTTTCCTCATTCCTAAGTACGTTTTGTAA
- the LOC136409523 gene encoding uncharacterized protein yields MSTLQNKKSIFELNIDRYVLDVYAVCSLFLLFLEITPHTPVGVILPFQPPLENSVVGAKCDQKARQRQYRTFWLVCVSVTIIGSYIELSEEVKEEFNSVQEKLNQEKMNFQEYFLAVAAVLLYIADKSSALHCWKCSSNTDATCRDFFNTTRILLNQRHMDQYYSYGNVVPARTDPFLIQCDGMHTSTFGQFKNVCLKKVLTVPHGPNEVVRECRMVEKDLKIGACPEDIIGNNPRNLEYCGTCEYDGCNSASSSSFMFVGLVPAVLLILGK; encoded by the exons ATGTCCACG ttacaaaataaaaagtcaattttcgaattaaataTTGATAGATATGTTCTAGATGTTTATGCAGTTtgttcattatttcttttatttttggaaataacgcCTCACACACCAGTAGGGGTAATTCTGCCATTCCAACCACCCCTAGAGAATAGC GTGGTGGGAGCGAAGTGCGATCAAAAAGCTCGGCAGAGACAATATCGAACATTCTGGTTGGTGTGCGTTTCGGTGACGATTATCGGGAGTTATATTGAGTTGAGTGAAGAAGTTAAAGAGGAGTTTAATTCAGTTCAAGAGAAATTAAATCAggagaaaatgaattttcaagaGTATTTCTTGGCAGTGGCCGCGGTTCTGCTGTATATTGCCGATAAAA gTAGCGCTTTGCATTGCTGGAAATGCTCCTCAAACACTGACGCCACCTGCAGAGATTTCTTCAATACCACAAGAATCCTCCTAAACCAAAGGCACATGGACCAGTATTATTCCTATGGCAATGTAGTTCCAGCTAGAACAGAcccgtttttaattcaatgtgATGGGATGCACACGTCCACTTTCGGACAGTTTAAAAACGTGTGCTTGAAGAAGGTTTTAACAG TACCTCACGGTCCCAATGAAGTGGTAAGAGAATGCAGAATGGTGGAAAAGGATCTGAAAATAGGTGCTTGCCCTGAAGACATTATTGGGAACAATCCGAGAAATCTGGAATATTGCGGAACCTGTGAATATGATGGGTGTAACTCTGCTAGCTCAAGTAGTTTCATGTTTGTAGGGCTAGTACCGGCAGTTTTGCTAAtattaggaaaataa